GAGCGGGCGCTGGTGGAGGGCCCGGTGCTGCGGGCGATGCGGCGCGGAGCGGTCGCGCGGATCGAGGAGCTCACCCGGATGCCCGGCGACGTGCAGGACGCGCTGATCACGATCCTGTCGGAGAAGTCGCTGCCGGTCCCCGAGCTCGGCACGGAGGTGCAGGCCCGCAAGGGGTTCACGGTGATCGCGACGGCGAACGACCGCGACCGGGGCGTGCACGAGCCGTCCAGCGCGCTGCGCCGCCGGTTCAACACGGTCGTGCTGCCGCTGCCGGACACGATCGAGGACGAGGTCGAGATCGTCGCGCGGCGGGTCGCGCAGATCGGCGCGGGGCTGGAACTGCCGGAGGCCCCGGCGGGCCTGGAGGAGATCCGGCGGGTCGTGACGGTGTTCCGGGAGCTGCGGTCGGGGCTGACCGGCGACGGCCGCACCCGGCTGAAGTCGCCCGGCGGGACGCTCGGGACGGCCGAGGCGATCTCGGTCGTGACGGGCGGGCTGGCGCTGGCCGCGCACTTCGGGGACGGGGTGCTGCGGGCGGCGGACGTCGCGGGCGGGCTCGTCGGCGCGGTCGTCCAGGACCCGGCGTCCGACCGCGTCGCCTGGCAGGAGTACCTGGAGACGGTCGTGCGCGACCGTCCCGGCTGGGACGACTTCTACCGGGCGTGCCGGGAGGTGTCTTGACGGTCGAGGTGTTCGGCGTCCGGCATCACGGTCCCGGCTCGGCGCGCGCGCTGCGCGCGGCCTTGGAGGAGTTCAAGCCGGACGCGGTGCTGGTCGAGGGCCCGCCGGAGGCGGACGCGCTCGTCGGGCTGGCGGGCGACCCGGAGATGGTCCCGCCGGTCGCGCTGCTCGCGTACTCGCCGGGGGACCCGTCCGGCGAGGGCCGCCGGTCGGCGTTCTGGCCGTTCGCGGAGTTCAGCCCCGAGTGGCAGGCGATCCGGTACGGGGTCGGCGCGGGCGTGACCGTCCGGTTCTGCGACCTGCCCGCCGCCGTCACGTTCGCCGCGTCCCCGGACGAACCGGACGGACGGGACGTGCGGCTCGACCCGCTCGGCGAGCTCGCGCGCGCCGCCGGGCACGCGGACGCCGAACGCTGGTGGGACGACGTCATGGAACATCGGGAGGGCGGCCCGTCCCCGTTCCCGGCGATCCTCGACGCGATGGCCGAACTGCGGGAACGCGCCGGGGAGGCGGCCGTCGCGGAGGAGCGGCGCGAGGCGTACATGCGGCGGACGGTGCGGCGCGCGCTCAGGGACGGGCACGAGCGGGTCGCGGTGGTGTGCGGCGCGTGGCACGCCCCGGCCGTCCGCGCCGACGTGCCCGCCGCCCGCGACGACCGGACGCTGCGCGGCCTGGACCGGGTGCGCGTCGCGATGACGTGGGTGCCGTGGACGCACGGCCGGCTCGCCGCGCGCTCCCGCTACGGCGCGGGCGTCGCGTCCCCCGGCTGGTACCACCACCTGTTCACCGCGCCGGACCGTCCCGTCGAGCG
The nucleotide sequence above comes from Actinomadura algeriensis. Encoded proteins:
- a CDS encoding ATP-binding protein, coding for MTTPPNGRDGVLRPHAEQEHAAELARLAALDDRPRPPGWRLSPQAVTVYLLGGDLPDGTSIVPKYVGPRRLVEVAVATLATDRALLLLGVPGTAKTWMSEHLAAAISGDSTLLVQGTAGTPEEAVRYGWNYARLLAEGPSERALVEGPVLRAMRRGAVARIEELTRMPGDVQDALITILSEKSLPVPELGTEVQARKGFTVIATANDRDRGVHEPSSALRRRFNTVVLPLPDTIEDEVEIVARRVAQIGAGLELPEAPAGLEEIRRVVTVFRELRSGLTGDGRTRLKSPGGTLGTAEAISVVTGGLALAAHFGDGVLRAADVAGGLVGAVVQDPASDRVAWQEYLETVVRDRPGWDDFYRACREVS